In Pseudomonas fluorescens NCIMB 11764, a single window of DNA contains:
- a CDS encoding calcium:proton antiporter — protein MLTFLKQEKFLLLALIAAFIAYPMEHWMLHSGQPIALTAGLVLIAFIVAVSMRVAHHAELLAEKVGDPYGTMILTLAAVLVEVVILAIMMSNEASPTLVRDTIYSAVMLDINGIIGLAALMGGIKHGEQSYNDDSARSYSVMILTAMGVSMVVPEFIPEANWKLYSAFTIGAMVVLYTLFLRMQVGPHSYFFSYSYPEKRRKKVPEEAPESVNLALSIGTLVLGVVVIGALAEVMSKTLDLGLEGTGAPPVITAILVAAISAAPEILTALRAALANRMQSVVNIAMGASLSTVILTVPVMEAMALYTGQPFQMAMTPVQTVMIFLTLIVSAINLNDGETNAIEGMTHFVLFATFIMLSLLGL, from the coding sequence ATGCTCACATTCCTCAAGCAAGAAAAATTTCTGCTGTTGGCCCTGATCGCCGCCTTCATCGCTTACCCGATGGAACACTGGATGCTGCACAGCGGCCAGCCCATAGCCCTGACTGCCGGTCTCGTGCTGATCGCCTTCATCGTCGCCGTATCCATGCGCGTCGCCCATCACGCCGAACTGCTGGCGGAAAAAGTCGGCGATCCCTACGGCACGATGATCCTGACCCTGGCGGCGGTGCTGGTGGAAGTGGTGATCCTGGCGATCATGATGAGCAACGAAGCCTCGCCGACGCTGGTGCGCGATACGATTTACTCGGCGGTGATGCTCGACATCAACGGCATCATCGGCCTCGCGGCATTGATGGGCGGGATCAAGCACGGTGAACAGTCCTACAACGATGACTCGGCGCGCAGCTACAGCGTGATGATCCTCACCGCCATGGGCGTTTCCATGGTGGTGCCGGAGTTTATTCCCGAGGCGAACTGGAAGCTGTATTCCGCGTTTACCATTGGCGCGATGGTCGTGCTTTACACCCTGTTCCTGCGCATGCAGGTCGGGCCGCACAGTTATTTTTTCAGCTACAGCTATCCGGAAAAACGCCGCAAAAAAGTCCCGGAGGAAGCACCTGAATCGGTCAATCTCGCGCTGAGTATCGGGACGTTGGTGTTGGGTGTGGTGGTGATCGGCGCATTGGCCGAGGTGATGTCCAAGACCCTCGACCTGGGCCTGGAAGGGACGGGCGCACCGCCGGTGATCACGGCGATTCTGGTGGCGGCGATTTCCGCGGCGCCAGAGATTCTGACGGCGTTGCGCGCAGCGCTGGCCAACCGTATGCAGTCGGTGGTGAACATTGCGATGGGCGCATCGCTGTCGACGGTGATCCTGACGGTGCCGGTGATGGAAGCGATGGCGCTCTACACCGGTCAACCGTTTCAGATGGCGATGACGCCGGTACAGACAGTGATGATCTTCCTCACCCTGATCGTCAGCGCGATCAATCTCAATGACGGCGAAACCAATGCCATCGAAGGGATGACCCACTTCGTGTTGTTTGCGACGTTCATCATGTTGTCGCTGCTCGGTCTCTGA
- a CDS encoding 8-oxoguanine deaminase, producing MPATRTWLKNPLAIFTANDLDARGGLVVQDGLIVEVLAAGQQPSAPCGQVFAAREHVILPGLINTHHHFYQTLTRAWAPVVNQPLFPWLKTLYPVWARLTPEKLALATKVALAELLLSGCTTAADHHYLFPQGLENAIDVQVESVRELGMRAMLTRGSMSLGEKDGGLPPQQTVQEGEVILDDSQRLIAEYHERGDGAQIQIALAPCSPFSVTPEIMSASAELANKLDVRLHTHLAETLDEEDFCLQRFGLRTVDYLDSVGWLGPRTWLAHGIHFNPDEIARLGAAGTGICHCPSSNMRLASGICPTLDLTAAGALLGLGVDGSASNDASNMMLETRQALYIQRLRYGAEKITPELVLGWATKGSASLLGRTDIGELAVGKQADLALFKLDELRFSGSHDPVSALLLCGADRADRVMVGGQWRVIDGQVEGLDLKGLIADHSQAARQLIAGT from the coding sequence ATGCCTGCGACCCGTACCTGGTTAAAAAATCCCCTCGCGATCTTCACTGCCAATGACCTCGATGCCCGTGGCGGGCTGGTTGTGCAAGACGGTCTGATCGTCGAAGTGCTCGCCGCCGGCCAGCAACCTTCCGCGCCCTGTGGACAAGTCTTCGCTGCGCGCGAGCATGTGATCCTGCCGGGACTGATCAACACCCATCACCACTTCTATCAAACCCTGACCCGTGCCTGGGCGCCAGTGGTCAATCAGCCGTTGTTCCCGTGGCTGAAAACCCTGTACCCGGTCTGGGCACGACTCACCCCGGAAAAACTCGCCCTCGCCACAAAAGTCGCGCTGGCCGAGTTGTTGTTGTCTGGCTGCACCACAGCGGCCGATCACCATTACCTGTTCCCGCAGGGCCTGGAAAATGCGATCGACGTGCAGGTCGAGAGTGTCCGCGAACTGGGCATGCGCGCCATGCTCACGCGCGGCTCAATGAGCCTCGGCGAAAAGGACGGCGGCCTGCCACCGCAGCAAACGGTCCAGGAAGGCGAAGTGATTCTCGACGACAGTCAGCGCCTGATCGCCGAATATCACGAGCGTGGCGATGGCGCGCAAATCCAGATCGCCCTGGCGCCGTGCTCGCCGTTCTCGGTGACCCCGGAAATCATGTCGGCCAGCGCCGAGCTGGCGAACAAGCTCGATGTGCGCCTGCACACGCATCTGGCCGAAACCCTCGACGAAGAAGACTTCTGCCTGCAGCGCTTCGGCCTGCGTACCGTGGATTACCTGGACAGCGTCGGCTGGCTCGGCCCGCGCACCTGGCTCGCCCATGGCATCCACTTCAACCCGGACGAAATCGCCCGCCTCGGCGCGGCCGGCACAGGCATTTGCCATTGCCCGAGCTCGAACATGCGCCTGGCCTCCGGCATTTGCCCGACACTGGACCTGACCGCCGCCGGCGCGTTGCTCGGGCTGGGCGTGGACGGTTCAGCGTCCAACGATGCGTCGAACATGATGCTCGAAACCCGTCAGGCGCTTTACATTCAGCGCTTGCGTTATGGCGCCGAGAAGATCACCCCGGAATTGGTGCTGGGATGGGCGACCAAGGGCTCGGCGAGTTTGCTCGGGCGTACCGATATTGGTGAGCTGGCAGTGGGCAAGCAGGCGGATCTGGCGTTGTTCAAGCTGGATGAGCTGCGGTTTTCCGGCAGTCATGATCCGGTGTCGGCGTTGCTGCTGTGTGGTGCGGACCGGGCGGATCGGGTGATGGTCGGTGGCCAGTGGCGAGTGATTGACGGGCAGGTCGAGGGGCTTGATCTGAAGGGTTTGATTGCGGATCACAGCCAGGCGGCCCGGCAGTTGATCGCCGGTACCTGA
- a CDS encoding SDR family oxidoreductase, producing MSKAKTALIIGASRGLGLGLVKTLLADGWQVTATVRNPQNADALKALGTVRIEKLDMDDQQAVIALSQQLKGEVFDLLFVNAGVKGPEVQTPGGATLAEVGQLFFTNAVAPINLAQRFVGQIRPESGVLAFMSSVLGSVTMPDAPELALYKASKAALNSMTSSFVTQLGEQKLTVLSLHPGWVKTDMGGEGADIDVETSTRGLVDQVNAYVGKGGHHFVNYRGETIPW from the coding sequence ATGTCCAAGGCAAAAACCGCACTCATCATCGGCGCCTCCAGGGGCCTGGGCCTCGGTCTGGTGAAGACCCTGCTCGCCGACGGCTGGCAAGTCACCGCCACTGTGCGTAACCCGCAGAATGCCGACGCCTTGAAGGCATTGGGAACGGTGCGGATCGAAAAACTCGACATGGATGATCAGCAGGCCGTCATCGCGTTGAGCCAGCAACTCAAGGGCGAAGTGTTTGATCTGCTGTTCGTGAATGCCGGGGTCAAGGGGCCGGAAGTACAAACACCGGGCGGCGCGACGCTGGCTGAAGTGGGCCAGTTGTTTTTTACCAACGCGGTGGCACCGATCAACCTGGCACAACGTTTTGTCGGGCAAATCCGCCCGGAAAGCGGCGTGCTGGCGTTCATGAGCTCGGTGCTCGGCAGCGTAACCATGCCGGACGCGCCGGAGCTGGCGTTGTACAAGGCGAGCAAGGCGGCACTGAACTCCATGACCAGCAGTTTCGTGACGCAGTTGGGCGAGCAGAAACTGACCGTGCTGTCGCTGCATCCGGGTTGGGTGAAGACCGACATGGGCGGCGAAGGCGCTGATATCGATGTGGAAACCAGCACGCGTGGGCTGGTTGATCAGGTGAATGCGTATGTCGGCAAGGGCGGGCATCACTTTGTGAATTACAGAGGTGAAACCATTCCCTGGTAG
- a CDS encoding MerR family transcriptional regulator, translated as MRIGELAQASAVSRDTLRFYEQRGLIAAQRSANGYRDYPPDVVQLVLYIKTAQRLGFTLGEIGNSVATLWQSPDPDSAVTQLLQDKLKLIETRMDELGALRHELQQRLGQRCPLNP; from the coding sequence ATGCGCATCGGTGAATTAGCCCAGGCCAGCGCGGTCAGCCGCGACACGCTGCGCTTCTACGAGCAACGCGGATTGATCGCCGCGCAACGCAGCGCCAACGGTTATCGCGATTATCCGCCGGACGTGGTGCAACTGGTGCTGTACATCAAGACCGCTCAACGGCTGGGTTTTACCCTGGGCGAAATCGGCAATAGCGTCGCCACGTTGTGGCAGTCGCCCGACCCGGACAGCGCCGTCACCCAACTGCTGCAAGACAAACTCAAACTGATCGAAACCCGAATGGATGAACTTGGCGCGCTGCGACACGAGTTGCAGCAACGTCTTGGTCAACGTTGTCCATTGAATCCGTGA